A genomic stretch from Hydrogenimonas thermophila includes:
- a CDS encoding TetR/AcrR family transcriptional regulator, whose product MNMKDNLLQDNDTRNKLLDTAFLEVYKKGYHGASVNAILKEAGVPKGSLYHFFPSKKELVLSVVKERIIPKLEQFFDFTLNDGESVTQCLERVFEKMKSHDLLIQNGCPLHRLIVEMAPLDSKFEKVLNEAFNHFVENLSTLFVQGIEKGEFHSFDTDKMARFFITSTWGELSLSPSLSSLESFDAHIKSLLDHMKLYKTLH is encoded by the coding sequence ATGAATATGAAAGATAATCTACTACAAGACAATGATACACGCAATAAACTTCTTGATACAGCTTTTTTAGAGGTTTACAAAAAAGGTTATCACGGTGCTTCAGTCAATGCTATTTTAAAAGAGGCTGGTGTACCAAAGGGGAGTTTGTATCACTTTTTTCCATCTAAAAAAGAGCTTGTCTTATCTGTTGTAAAAGAGAGAATTATTCCTAAATTGGAGCAGTTTTTTGATTTTACACTTAATGATGGGGAGTCTGTAACTCAATGTTTAGAGAGAGTCTTTGAAAAGATGAAGAGCCACGATTTACTCATTCAGAATGGTTGTCCTCTTCATCGTTTGATTGTAGAGATGGCACCATTAGATAGCAAATTTGAAAAAGTTTTAAATGAAGCCTTTAACCATTTTGTAGAGAACCTCTCAACTCTTTTTGTACAAGGTATTGAAAAAGGTGAGTTTCACTCTTTTGATACAGACAAGATGGCAAGGTTTTTCATCACATCTACTTGGGGAGAACTCTCACTATCTCCATCTTTATCATCTTTAGAATCCTTCGATGCTCATATAAAATCTCTTTTAGATCATATGAAACTTTATAAAACTTTACATTAA